A DNA window from Drosophila pseudoobscura strain MV-25-SWS-2005 chromosome 2, UCI_Dpse_MV25, whole genome shotgun sequence contains the following coding sequences:
- the LOC117185148 gene encoding odorant receptor 85c-like, with product MKFMKYANFFYKAVGIEPYTTDSRPQANSLKASLVFWANVLNLSAIVTGEILYLGVSLADGKLLDAVAVMSYIGFVIVGTSKMFFIWWKKPALSDMVRDLEHIYPHGKEAEEEYKLQSYLRSSSRISVTYALLYSVLIWTFNLFSIMQYLVYEKLLHLRVVGLALPYTVYYPWNWEAPWSYYMLLFCENFAGYTSAAGQISTDLLLCAVATQVVMHFDHLSTVLEGHELSGKWEEDSRFLVNTVKYHQRILRLSEVLNDIFGIPLLLNFMVSTFVICFVGFQMTVGVPPDIMIKLFLFLFSSLCQVYLICHYGQLIADSSLGLSNAAYKQNWNHADVRYRRALVFVIARAQKPAHLKATVFMNITRATMTDLLQISYKFFALLRTMYVK from the exons ATGAAGTTCATGAAGTACGCCAACTTCTTCTACAAAGCTGTAGGTATAGAACCCTATACCACCGATTCTCGACCGCAGGCCAACAGCCTAAAGGCCAGCCTCGTCTTCTGGGCTAATGTGCTCAATCTGAGTGCGATAGTAACAGGGGAGATCCTCTATTTGGGTGTTTCTCTGGCCGACGGGAAGCTGCTCGACGCTGTCGCTGTAATGTCCTACATCGGATTCGTTATCGTGGGTACGAGCAAGATGTTCTTCATCTGGTGGAAGAAGCCGGCCTTGAGCGACATGGTGCGCGATCTGGAGCACATCTATCCCCACGGAAAAGAAGCAGAGGAAGAGTACAAGCTGCAGAGCTATCTGCGGTCCAGCTCCCGCATAAGTGTGACCTATGCCCTGCTCTATTCCGTGCTGATTTGGACCTTCAATCTCTTCAGCATCATGCAGTATTTGGTCTACGAAAAGTTGCTGCACCTACGCGTGGTGGGTCTGGCACTGCCGTATACCGTGTATTATCCGTGGAACTGGGAAGCCCCCTGGTCGTATTATATGCTACTCTTCTGCGAGAACTTTGCGGGCTATACCTCGGCGGCGGGACAAATATCGACAGACTTGCTGCTCTGCGCTGTGGCCACTCAGGTGGTGATGCACTTCGATCACCTTTCGACGGTTCTGGAGGGCCACGAACTGAGTGGCAAATGGGAAGAGGATTCCCGATTCTTGGTGAACACCGTGAAATACCACCAGCGGATTCTTCGCCTATCGGAAGTGTTGAATGATATCTTTGGCATTCCATTGCTGCTCAACTTCATGGTGTCCACGTTTGTCATCTGCTTCGTGGGCTTCCAGATGACAGTGGGCGTGCCGCCAGATATCATGATAAAGCTCTTTCTGTTCCTGTTCTCGTCGCTCTGTCAGGTTTATCTGATTTGCCATTACGGACAGTTGATTGCCGATTCG AGCTTGGGTCTTTCTAATGCTGCCTACAAACAGAACTGGAACCACGCCGACGTTCGCTATCGAAGGGCTTTGGTCTTCGTAATAGCCAGGGCCCAGAAACCCGCTCATCTAAAGGCCACTGTCTTCATGAACATCACGAGGGCCACTATGACAGAT TTACTTCAAATATCATACAagttttttgctttgctgcgCACCATGTATGTGAAATAG